Proteins encoded together in one Sceloporus undulatus isolate JIND9_A2432 ecotype Alabama chromosome 4, SceUnd_v1.1, whole genome shotgun sequence window:
- the NRAS gene encoding GTPase NRas, whose product MTEYKLVVVGAGGVGKSALTIQLIQNHFVDEYDPTIEDSYRKQVVIDGETCLLDILDTAGQEEYSAMRDQYMRTGEGFLCVFAINNSKSFADINLYREQIKRVKDSEDVPMVLVGNKCDLPTRTVDTKQAHEVAKSYGIPFIETSAKTRQGVEDAFYTLVREIRQYRMKRLNSSEDGNQGCMGLSCVVM is encoded by the exons ATGACCGAATACAAGCTAGTAGTGGTGGGTGCTGGTGGTGTTGGGAAAAGTGCCCTGACCATTCAGCTTATCCAGAATCACTTTGTTGATGAATATGATCCCACTATAGAG GACTCTTATCGTAAGCAAGTAGTGATTGATGGAGAGACTTGTTTGCTAGACATTCTGGATACAGCAGGACAGGAGGAATATAGTGCCATGAGGGACCAATATATGAGAACTGGCGAAggttttctctgtgtgtttgccATTAACAACAGCAAATCCTTTGCAGATATCAATCTTTACAG agAGCAGATAAAGAGAGTGAAAGATTCTGAAGATGTACCAATGGTGTTAGTGGGAAACAAATGTGACTTGCCAACACGAACAGTAGATACCAAACAGGCCCATGAAGTAGCCAAGAGCTATGGGATTCCCTTCATTGAAACATCTGCCAAAACAAGACAG GGTGTTGAAGATGCCTTTTATACACTGGTGAGGGAGATCCGTCAATATCGGATGAAAAGACTCAACAGCAGTGAAGATGGGAATCAAGGCTGTATGGGGCTGTCATGCGTTGTGATGTGA